From Eremothecium sinecaudum strain ATCC 58844 chromosome V, complete sequence, a single genomic window includes:
- the GTS1 gene encoding Gts1p (Syntenic homolog of Ashbya gossypii ACL055W; Syntenic homolog of Saccharomyces cerevisiae YGL181W (GTS1)), protein MRFKSSKTVERELKALVNSVENANRCGECGSTYPTWCSVNLGVFLCGRCASVHRKVLQGQNGSPESYVKSLTLDRWTADDLEEISNSGGNRRNHTVWNPRNQGFPFNGDEDKSEVERFIRDKYVNCSFRNSPMRMGDNGYRPSSAVSQRSYATETSGYGSNNSSYTRPSEDRLSAGSSGPSGSGGVPKLTRRVITDSEYARYSKEMSTIQELGYTGKDIIVESLVLAKGDINLALDILEKDAKERPRSPPAASQPSRRQKSPSPSPAVFDGFTGAAPITAQVTQPISVYDGGVQQYVNPVTGQVFVDQSQYMMALQLQQQQALQQQQALQQQQALQQQQALQQQQALQQQQILQQQVLQQPSGIDKNAIMSLYNTPDNQQYQYLQMQQQQQLQQQQLQQQQLQQQQLQQQEQQQQQQLMQMQMQNMQFQQHDPNYPQGSAYTAPGYHYPM, encoded by the coding sequence ATGAGATTCAAAAGTTCTAAAACTGTCGAAAGAGAGCTAAAAGCACTGGTAAATTCTGTAGAAAATGCTAATCGTTGTGGTGAATGTGGATCCACGTATCCTACTTGGTGTTCTGTTAATTTAGGGGTGTTCCTTTGTGGCAGATGTGCCTCAGTACATAGAAAAGTTCTACAAGGGCAGAATGGTTCTCCAGAATCGTATGTTAAGTCCTTAACCCTTGATCGATGGACTGCAGATGATTTGGAAGAGATTTCCAATAGTGGAGGTAACAGGCGCAATCACACGGTATGGAATCCCAGAAATCAAGGATTCCCTTTTAATGGTGATGAGGATAAATCTGAAGTAGAGCGGTTTATCAGGGACAAATATGTTAATTGTAGTTTTAGGAATTCTCCAATGAGAATGGGAGACAATGGATACAGACCCAGTTCTGCTGTTTCTCAAAGAAGTTATGCTACTGAAACTTCAGGCTATGGTTCAAACAATAGTTCATACACAAGGCCATCCGAAGATCGTTTGAGCGCTGGAAGTTCGGGGCCATCTGGTTCAGGTGGTGTTCCTAAGTTGACCCGTCGAGTCATAACGGATAGTGAGTACGCGAGATATTCGAAGGAGATGTCGACAATACAAGAGCTCGGCTACACAGGCAAGGATATAATTGTAGAATCGCTTGTTCTTGCAAAAGGGGATATCAATTTAGCCTTGGACATTTTGGAGAAAGACGCTAAAGAGCGTCCCCGCTCTCCCCCTGCAGCTTCTCAACCATCTAGACGTCAAAAGTCACCTTCACCTAGCCCTGCTGTTTTTGATGGTTTCACTGGTGCTGCACCAATCACAGCCCAGGTAACGCAACCCATTAGCGTTTACGATGGCGGTGTGCAACAGTATGTCAACCCGGTTACCGGTCAAGTATTCGTAGACCAGTCTCAGTACATGATGGCACTTCAATTGCAACAGCAGCAAGCCCTCCAACAGCAGCAAGCCCTCCAACAACAACAAGCCCTTCAACAGCAGCAAGCCCTTCAACAGCAGCAAGCCctgcaacaacagcaaaTACTCCAACAGCAAGTGCTCCAGCAACCCAGTGGGATTGATAAGAACGCGATAATGTCGCTGTACAATACCCCAGACAATCAACAGTatcaatatcttcaaatgcaacagcagcaacaactgcaacaacagcaactgcagcaacaacaactacaacaacagcaactgcagcagcaagaacagcagcaacagcagcagctcATGCAGATGCAAATGCAAAATATGCAGTTTCAGCAGCACGATCCTAATTACCCTCAAGGAAGTGCATATACAGCTCCCGGTTATCACTATCCTATGTAA
- the MND1 gene encoding Mnd1p (Syntenic homolog of Ashbya gossypii ACL056C; Syntenic homolog of Saccharomyces cerevisiae YGL183C (MND1); 1-intron in Ashbya gossypii), whose translation MSDYLHENKANVKSRKHVVTQAEKKARILRFFQENHDIYSMKDLEKIIPKKCAGVSSMLVKDLVQQLIDEQGIISVEKCGNVNVYWCFKNQLVGKIHKEMKAVEASIDDTKAKIKALEADLHIQNKEERCDHFDHQHVRYKRTELLAKNEKLRKELAAIVGNYNTIEQTKWDQTTIEDRLKGLKQKLEQLDKITDNIEVNVSLLMRKYSLQRKEVTTALEIPHDFDDFDEFESIRKLI comes from the exons atGTCTGATTATCTACATGAAAACAAAGCAAACGTAAAAAGTAGGAAACATG TTGTGACACAGGCTGAGAAAAAAGCACGTATCCTTAGATTCTTTCAGGAAAACCATGATATCTACAGTATGAAGGACCTGGAAAAGATAATTCCAAAGAAATGTGCAGGAGTTTCGTCTATGCTTGTCAAAGATTTAGTCCAGCAACTCATAGACGAACAGGGAATTATATCTGTGGAAAAGTGCGGTAATGTTAATGTCTATTGGTGTTTTAAAAATCAACTAGTTGGAAAGATCCATAAAGAAATGAAAGCCGTAGAAGCAAGCATCGACGATACCAAGGCAAAAATCAAAGCACTCGAGGCCGATTTACATATACAGAACAAGGAAGAGCGCTGTGATCATTTTGATCACCAGCATGTAAGATATAAACGGACGGAACTACTGGCAAAGAACGAAAAACTTCGGAAAGAGTTGGCGGCTATTGTGGGTAACTATAACACTATTGAGCAGACCAAATGGGACCAAACTACGATTGAAGATCGTTTAAAAGGCCTGAAGCAGAAATTGGAACAGCTTGATAAAATTACGGACAACATTGAAGTAAATGTAAGCTTACTGATGCGCAAATATAGTTTGCAGCGAAAGGAAGTGACCACTGCGCTGGAAATACCCCATGATTTCGACGATTTCGACGAGTTTGAATCAATAAGGAAGTTGATATAA
- a CDS encoding Zn(II)2Cys6 transcription factor (Syntenic homolog of Ashbya gossypii ACL058W; Syntenic homolog of Ashbya gossypii NOHBY305; No homolog in Saccharomyces cerevisiae; Syntenic homolog of Kluyveromyces lactis KLLA0C17050g) gives MVNEKSKIIPMKDQAAVVLEDGTIYKVQHKRQRKVLNCVPCHKRKVKCSRTRPVCDHCLRNSYDCVYFVNDRVSRGGHNRVPKESKQQLLQVIEKARQVVQQEVQAGSITSQGVEAKDIIRKASADILDNANLGNGNGTVSIDGSQPSACAIQQPIVDDELLGTVLNNPSQGLGSFPFTGIGNGEFYQLIPSKERCMALLEYYKSSVHPLLPLVNMDTYIPDSINFWGTWNGTLDHKSLDFLLLLLPMISAAVKAKFHEMYDAQLMEEVKTYNNSIRRLHALCDFPNKFSIRSLTGSVLLNSIVENPNITTVAQLTRLAQCFQLTSDPATYHGITDQELIQTRRILFWQIFQLDTLTALHNNLVPLIKSGEFDTALPTEVNSDGYLNPRICFLNAKYRFVVLMSELCQRNLNIDLASDNSAHAGINERILELHACCTGSAVALNSYLQRDKSGDPIMLKFIPWAIYMLNTFADRSLLLLHLFMIRKSLPTISKRKKIRVAKNDKCDPILDSGYGEESMGIQALLNEDNNAESSTQSSFVYNYDDSKNNLIPASLHYLDEFIKYQADDTYAVFNWELLIGHMPINAITFALKTLALDLHRAFKMNSYFQPQMDLRYVLISKAIPLVEAKIDIETAACKHCFQLIKLLFQLIQVKYGNPEKYSDRKYYFNKYEIPYALDHSEPPIVPQPRIEQWSTHKRSNGLKIPDYEKNTNSNAAPIKTDDGFSYIQPSVPQSILSVQYQQGTLPSPPTLEGPGRADPMFDDAFLFSANFLYSSDQQLGATSCAQIAPRTMKAIVDGVVGDLPDSWGDLLSSFNPDPPALTAADFNEAHEISRIYAEVQKYIILLSDTDCDVEYVSTGGGHYREFENALLGILCNILTDTACDHNGYI, from the coding sequence ATGGTGAACGAGAAGTCTAAAATTATTCCTATGAAGGACCAGGCTGCCGTTGTACTTGAAGATGGAACGATCTATAAAGTTCAACATAAGAGACAAAGAAAGGTATTAAACTGCGTTCCATGCCACAAAAGAAAGGTTAAGTGCAGCAGGACGAGGCCTGTATGTGATCATTGCCTTAGAAATAGCTATGACTGTGTATATTTTGTTAATGATCGGGTATCTCGAGGAGGACATAATCGTGTTCCAAAAGAAAGTAAGCAGCAGTTGTTGCAAGTGATTGAGAAGGCTCGCCAGGTGGTGCAGCAAGAAGTGCAAGCTGGAAGCATAACATCACAAGGTGTGGAAGCTAAAGATATAATAAGGAAAGCTAGTGCTGATATACTCGATAATGCTAATCTAGGAAATGGGAATGGTACCGTATCTATAGATGGTAGTCAACCATCAGCTTGTGCTATACAGCAACCTATTGTTGATGATGAGCTTCTGGGAACGGTCCTAAATAATCCGTCTCAAGGGCTTGGAAGTTTTCCTTTTACGGGTATTGGGAATGGAGAATTCTACCAGCTAATTCCGAGTAAAGAGAGATGCATGGCACTATTGGAGTACTACAAATCATCGGTACATCCATTGTTACCATTGGTTAACATGGATACGTATATTCCTGATAGTATCAACTTCTGGGGCACCTGGAATGGGACTCTTGATCATAAATCACTGgattttcttcttcttctgcttccGATGATTTCGGCAGCGGTGAAAGCGAAGTTTCATGAGATGTACGATGCGCAGCTTATGGAAGAGGTGAAAACATATAACAATTCTATCCGTAGACTTCATGCCTTGTGCGATTTCCCTAACAAGTTTTCTATCAGGTCTCTTACAGGGAGTGTGTTGCTTAACTCAATTGTGGAGAATCCCAACATTACAACGGTTGCACAATTGACGAGATTGGCGCAATGCTTTCAATTGACCTCCGATCCTGCAACCTACCACGGCATCACTGATCAAGAACTTATCCAAACGCGACGCATTTTGTTCTGGCAGATTTTTCAACTAGATACACTAACCGCTTTACACAATAACTTGGTGCCGCTCATTAAGAGTGGAGAGTTCGACACGGCCTTACCAACAGAAGTCAATTCAGATGGTTATCTAAACCCTCGCATTTGCTTCCTAAATGCCAAATATCGCTTTGTAGTGCTCATGAGCGAATTGTGCCAAAGGAATCTGAATATTGACCTCGCTTCGGACAATTCAGCTCATGCCGGTATCAACGAGCGTATTTTGGAGTTACATGCATGTTGCACGGGCAGTGCGGTTGCCTTGAACAGTTACCTTCAGCGCGACAAGTCTGGCGATCCCATCATGCTGAAATTCATCCCATGGGCTATATACATGTTGAACACTTTTGCGGATAGATCTCTACTTCTACTCCATTTATTTATGATTCGAAAGTCGCTTCCTACAATCAGCAAGCGCAAGAAAATAAGGGTTGCAAAGAATGATAAATGTGACCCTATCCTGGACAGTGGCTATGGTGAAGAATCCATGGGCATTCAAGCTCTACTAAACGAGGACAATAACGCCGAATCCTCAACTCAAAGCTCTTTTGTCTACAATTATGACGACTCTAAAAATAACCTCATTCCGGCTTCCCTTCACTACTTAGATGAGTTCATCAAATACCAAGCTGATGATACCTATGCGGTGTTTAACTGGGAGCTCCTGATAGGACATATGCCTATCAACGCGATCACCTTTGCGTTAAAGACTTTGGCTTTAGACCTGCATCGTGCCTTCAAAATGAATAGTTACTTTCAACCTCAAATGGATTTGCGTTATGTGCTTATTTCTAAAGCAATTCCACTGGTTGAGGCAAAAATAGACATAGAAACAGCTGCATGCAAACACTGCTTTCAGCTAATCAAACTACTATTTCAACTAATCCAGGTAAAGTACGGAAATCCAGAAAAATATTCCGACCGGAAATATTACTTTAATAAGTACGAAATTCCGTATGCCCTGGATCATAGTGAGCCTCCAATAGTCCCGCAACCACGCATAGAACAATGGTCTACACATAAGCGCAGTAACGGTCTGAAAATCCCAGACTATGAAAAGAATACCAATTCCAATGCGGCACCTATAAAGACTGATGATGGCTTTTCTTACATACAGCCTTCCGTCCCACAGTCGATTCTGTCCGTACAATACCAACAAGGTACCTTGCCCTCTCCGCCTACTCTTGAAGGCCCGGGACGCGCAGATCCCATGTTCGATGATGCCTTCTTGTTCTCTGCTAATTTCCTTTATAGTAGTGATCAACAGCTTGGAGCGACTTCCTGTGCTCAAATTGCACCTCGGACGATGAAAGCCATCGTAGATGGCGTCGTAGGCGATCTTCCAGATTCATGGGGAGACCTTCTTTCTTCCTTTAATCCCGACCCGCCCGCACTTACCGCGGCAGATTTCAATGAGGCTCATGAAATTTCTAGAATTTACGCGGAGGTACAGAAATACATAATCCTACTATCAGATACGGATTGCGACGTCGAGTACGTCTCTACAGGAGGGGGTCACTATCGGGAGTTCGAGAACGCCCTTCTAGGAATACTCTGCAACATTTTAACAGACACCGCATGCGACCATAACGGTTACATTTAA
- the COM2 gene encoding Com2p (Syntenic homolog of Ashbya gossypii ACL057W; Syntenic homolog of Saccharomyces cerevisiae YER130C), whose protein sequence is MLSYQESMGTANPVALDGNCNLQVAPRDRESSMSCDLKSKNTTSGYGQLGTCWSEQLSTASTFVDPLQDMDYLRGMDMIKEFMDLKLPQNQVQNPFQEPSLLSISGYDSGNSKYYEYEFCGGKPGFEDFGADVDLMATDDEDLYNMSYRFDSPSDNERKNSIFSNRGNDIEMTLSGENSMSSNVSEYPALGEVFPIQHRRKMKERLKWNIFGTTGKSYTAAVPSAAGYRDSVSEEPQQLFKKKFFWSRKPTVPIMQAKPQHVNPLEQGEEKESVNPNDLFTELTFDSGFTLDGDTLAANDFDRMVGGKDNDADDLTSSLGGSQNDFLIQLHSQPLPPEDTGTVSIATGVSKPDLHATRRKMSIPKIRGRKASPALNATKPFGCEYCDRRFKRQEHLKRHVRSLHMGEKPYDCKICGKKFSRSDNLNQHIKTHPNSM, encoded by the coding sequence ATGTTAAGCTATCAAGAAAGTATGGGTACCGCTAATCCAGTTGCCCTAGATGGGAACTGCAATCTGCAAGTCGCTCCAAGAGACCGGGAATCAAGTATGTCATGTGACCTTAAAAGTAAGAATACGACCTCGGGTTATGGGCAACTAGGGACGTGCTGGTCGGAACAGTTGTCTACAGCCAGCACTTTTGTTGACCCACTTCAAGATATGGACTATCTTCGAGGCATGGATATGATTAAGGAATTTATGGATCTCAAACTTCCGCAAAATCAGGTGCAAAACCCCTTCCAGGAACCTTCGCTACTTTCTATTAGCGGCTACGATAGTGGAAATAGCAAATATTATGAATATGAGTTTTGTGGTGGAAAGCCAGGATTCGAAGATTTTGGGGCAGATGTCGACCTTATGGCTACTGACGACGAAGATCTGTACAATATGTCCTACCGTTTTGACTCGCCTAGTGACAATGAAAGGAAAAATTCCATTTTCAGCAACCGCGGCAACGACATTGAGATGACGCTGTCCGGAGAAAACTCGATGAGTTCAAATGTTAGTGAATACCCTGCATTGGGTGAGGTGTTTCCTATTCAGCACCGGAGAAAGATGAAGGAGCGCTTAAAATGGAACATTTTCGGAACGACGGGCAAGTCCTACACTGCAGCTGTGCCATCGGCTGCAGGCTATCGGGATTCGGTAAGCGAAGAACCTCAGCAGTTATTTAAAAAGAAATTCTTTTGGTCTCGTAAACCCACAGTTCCTATTATGCAAGCAAAACCACAACATGTGAATCCTCTAGAACAGGGAGAAGAAAAGGAATCTGTCAATCCCAATGACCTGTTTACGGAATTGACATTTGATTCGGGATTTACGTTAGACGGAGATACTTTGGCTGCAAATGACTTCGACCGCATGGTTGGTGGGAAGGATAACGACGCGGATGATCTCACAAGTAGCTTGGGTGGAAGTCAGAATGACTTTCTAATTCAGCTACACTCGCAGCCTTTGCCGCCAGAGGACACAGGTACGGTTTCAATTGCAACAGGTGTGTCTAAACCCGACTTACACGCAACAAGGAGAAAAATGAGCATACCGAAGATACGCGGTCGTAAAGCATCTCCTGCGCTCAATGCTACAAAGCCTTTCGGCTGTGAGTATTGTGATCGTAGATTCAAGAGGCAGGAACATCTCAAAAGACATGTGAGATCTCTACATATGGGCGAAAAGCCTTATGACTGTAAGATATGTGGTAAAAAATTTAGCAGGAGCGACAATCTCAATCAGCATATCAAAACTCACCCTAATAGTATGTGA
- the ATG1 gene encoding serine/threonine protein kinase ATG1 (Syntenic homolog of Ashbya gossypii ACL054W; Syntenic homolog of Saccharomyces cerevisiae YGL180W (ATG1)) yields the protein MSTTKGNNIAGGLLTPSNHPIVIADKFVIEKEIGNGSFATVYKGHLLSNKSESVAIKAVSRSKLKNKKLLENLEIEIAILKKIKHPHIVGLMECEKISSDFYLIMEYCALGDLTFFIKKRKHLVEKHPFCRTLFEKYPPTSEEHNGLNRVLVINFLQQLSSALKFLRSKNLVHRDIKPQNLLLSAPLLDYDNAKSFHERGLVGIYNLPILKIADFGFARFLPNTSLAETLCGSPLYMAPEILNYQRYNAKADLWSVGTVLYEMCCGRPPFKASNHLELFQKIKKANNVINFPKCVELEPAMVDLICSLLTFEPAKRMGFNDFFNNELVNEDLSRYEQESEPDLETKSRNVVESNMFISEYLNGKDKNRKLSSLQLSISKDLVESSQHQTPPTIKQVSNKDIKPLHGDQNAFATATAIGSKNYRAYDNSKSCFSALLLEKEYVVVEKNSVEVNALADEFAHAGSGLQAIRAPEQCVRGASQTVTGSRQSSTSTSPMANNTKQNLLRHNSGGMSSGGGSTSRRPSIVDRRLSLSSLGATNALSKALGMASLRLFGNNQQHSGTATFTQGGALSPLSSPQVFQDMIEQLVLNADHQWDNSKLFDIIHDDVILKAVENLTVKAYVIYSFAEVKFQEVTQVLSGSGHDLTPKRSIDDESAVDNVDDETDGKTTPEKRQHYAPAANSNSDQHYQPLTESTNELHVDEKSQQELNELCTETIVLYMKVLSLLAYAMHLTSRWWHESADRSCSFKLNILVQWIREKFNECLEKAQYLRIKIQSMHLTLDAEKQYPSPDLEPHAPVFVEKLIYDRALDISKFAAKMEMQGENLENCELAYSKSLWMLESLLDVINEEDNYDADNLGHTGVLDSADKDMIKIYIDSIANRLKALRRKISR from the coding sequence ATGAGTACTACTAAAGGTAACAATATTGCTGGAGGTTTGTTAACACCTTCGAATCACCCCATTGTTATAGCCGATAAATTTGTTATTGAAAAAGAAATAGGGAATGGATCTTTTGCCACTGTCTACAAAGGCCACTTGCTTTCTAACAAAAGTGAAAGTGTTGCGATTAAAGCTGTATCTAGATCGAAGCTTAAAAATAAGAAATTACTCGAAAACTTAGAGATTGAGATTGctattttgaagaaaatTAAGCATCCACACATTGTGGGACTTATGGAATGCGAGAAGATATCATCTGACTTTTATCTTATAATGGAATATTGCGCTTTAGGCGATTTGActttttttattaaaaagCGCAAGCATCTTGTTGAAAAACATCCATTTTGTCGAACActatttgaaaaatatcCTCCTACCAGTGAAGAACACAATGGGTTAAACCGAGTGCTAGTCATCAATTTTTTGCAGCAGTTATCATCCGCTTTAAAATTCCTTCGTTCCAAAAATTTGGTACATCGAGATATTAAACCACAGAATTTATTGCTTTCAGCTCCACTACTTGATTATGACAATGCAAAAAGTTTCCATGAAAGAGGTCTTGTTGGAATTTACAATCTACCTATTCTGAAGATTGCGGACTTCGGCTTTGCCAGATTTCTACCTAACACTTCGCTAGCCGAAACATTATGCGGCTCTCCGCTATACATGGCTCCAGAGATTCTAAACTATCAAAGGTATAATGCCAAGGCGGATTTATGGTCTGTTGGCACTGTATTGTATGAGATGTGTTGCGGAAGGCCACCATTTAAGGCTTCGAATCATTTAGAACTATTTCAAAAGATAAAAAAAGCTAATAATGTTATAAATTTCCCAAAATGTGTTGAGTTAGAACCAGCAATGGTTGATTTGATATGCAGCTTACTTACATTTGAACCCGCAAAGCGGATGGGCTTTAatgatttttttaataatgaGCTCGTGAACGAAGACCTTTCACGTTATGAACAAGAATCGGAACCTGATCTTGAAACAAAATCCAGAAATGTAGTAGAAAGTAACATGTTTATTTCTGAGTATTTGAATGGAAAGGATAAGAATAGAAAGTTATCTTCACTTCAACTATCAATTTCTAAGGATTTAGTCGAATCCTCACAACATCAAACACCACCCACTATAAAACAGGTCTCTAACAAGGACATAAAGCCACTTCATGGAGATCAAAATGCATTTGCTACTGCGACAGCTATTGGTTCAAAAAACTATAGGGCTTACGATAATTCTAAGTCTTGCTTTTCAGCATTGCTTCTCGAAAAGGAATACGTTGTTGTCGAAAAAAACAGTGTGGAAGTGAACGCATTAGCTGATGAGTTTGCGCACGCTGGCTCTGGCCTACAAGCTATTAGGGCACCTGAACAATGTGTGCGAGGTGCATCGCAGACTGTTACAGGTAGTCGTCAGTCGTCAACATCAACGAGTCCAATGGCAAATAATACGAAACAAAATTTGTTGCGTCATAATTCGGGTGGCATGTCGTCTGGTGGCGGGTCCACTTCAAGGCGACCATCTATTGTTGATCGCAGACTATCGCTTTCATCTTTAGGAGCCACCAATGCATTATCCAAGGCCCTAGGTATGGCGTCCTTGAGATTATTCGGTAACAACCAACAACATTCTGGAACTGCAACTTTTACTCAAGGAGGTGCACTATCCCCACTATCTAGTCCTCAAGTATTTCAGGATATGATAGAGCAATTGGTATTAAATGCAGACCATCAATGGGATAACTCAAAACTCTTCGACATCATACACGATGATGTCATCTTAAAGGCTGTGGAGAATCTGACCGTAAAGGCATATGTGATATATTCATTTGCAGAGGTTAAATTCCAGGAAGTTACCCAGGTCTTATCTGGTTCGGGCCACGATTTGACTCCAAAGAGGTCCATTGATGATGAGAGTGCTGTTGATAATGTAGATGACGAAACAGACGGTAAGACCACGCCCGAAAAGAGGCAACACTATGCTCCCGCTGCAAATTCCAACAGCGATCAGCATTACCAACCATTGACTGAGTCAACTAATGAACTGCATGTTGACGAGAAGTCACAACAAGAATTAAACGAATTATGCACAGAAACAATCGTGCTATATATGAAAGTTTTATCCCTATTGGCGTACGCTATGCATTTAACATCGAGATGGTGGCACGAATCTGCAGATAGAAGCTGCTCTTTCAAGCTTAATATATTAGTTCAGTGGATTAGGGAAAAATTTAATGAATGCTTGGAAAAAGCTCAATATCTAAGGATAAAAATCCAGTCTATGCATTTAACTCTTGATGCTGAGAAACAATATCCATCACCTGATTTAGAACCCCATGCTCCAGTATTTGTAGAGAAATTGATATATGATAGGGCATTAGATATTTCCAAGTTTGCTGCAAAAATGGAAATGCAAGGGGAGAATTTAGAGAACTGTGAACTGGCTTATTCTAAGTCCTTGTGGATGTTAGAATCCTTACTAGATGTGATTAACGAAGAAGATAATTATGATGCGGACAATCTGGGCCATACGGGCGTCTTAGACAGTGCTGACAAGGACATGATCAAGATATATATTGATAGCATTGCTAATCGTTTAAAAGCGCTAAGAAGGAAGATTAGTCGTTGA